In Shewanella sp. MR-4, the genomic stretch TATTCTGCTGGGTACTACAGCTACCTCTGGTCTGATATTTTAGGTGCCGATGCCTTCGAAGCCTTTAAAGAAAATGGCATTTTCGATAAAGCGACAGCCGATGCCTTCCGTAACAACATCTTGTCTAAGGGTGGCAGTGATGACCCTATGCTGATGTATAAAAACTTCCGTGGTAAAGAAGCTGGCATTGAGCCACTGCTACGTAGTCGTGGTCTGTTAGCGGAGTAATCGCATTCCCTAAGGGGAAAGCAAAAGAGATAAAAATGGGGAGCTAAGCTCCCCATTTTATTGCGCGTAAACGCACTCACCGCACATAAAACCACTGCTTAGCTAAATAACTCCACCGGCGCATCGTTAGGAGTAAGCTGCAACAGGGTTTCAAACGACATGCCTAATTTATTCAGCAGCGACTTAGAGGCCTGATTATGCGGGCTGACGATCGCGACAATCCGTTCAATCCCTAAGGTTTTACCAAACTCCAGTGAGGCCTTAGCGGCTTCAAACGCATAACCTTTACCCCAATACTGCGGCAAAAAGGCATAGCCTAAGTCCACATCCGCCAGCGTTGGCCGTTTAATCAGGCCGCAAATGCCAATCGGAAAACCATTTTCGGCCAGCACCACGGCAAACAAGCCAAAACCATGCTCGCGATAGCTAATCGCGGGTCCATTGGCGATATAGTCCTTGGCATCCTGCAAACTACGCACGCCCTTATCGCCGATATTATCGATAAATCCTTGGGTATTGAGTAATACCAAAATAAATGACGCATCATCGGGCGTTAACTGCCGCAGCAGCAATCTTGGGGTTTGGGCAACTTGCATACTAAGGACTCCCATTCAGAGGGGATAAACTAGGTTATAGGTAGCGGGCGTACTGGCTGCCATCCTTTTGCGGTTTTTTCGGTGCGGCTACCGCTGGGGTGCCCACGTATAAAAAGCCGACGATTTGATCCTCTGGCGCTAAGCCTAATGCCGTATTCACGTTGGCGTCGAAGGCAAAATCCCCGGTGCGCCACACAGCGCCTAATCCTAGCGCGAATGCCGCTTGCTGCATCGCCATTGTGGCGCAGCCCGCAGCGATTTGCTGCTCAAGCACTGGCACTTTAGGGTGCTGTTGGGTTTTCGCCACAACTGTAATCACCATAGGAGCGCGCATCGGCATCCCTCTGGCTTTATTGATAAAATCTTCATCGGCGCCGCTGGCTTTGGCCGCGTTAACATAGATATCTGCTAAGGTGTCTAACCCTTGGCCTGTGGCAATAATAAATTCCCACGGTGCTAAGGCGCCATGATCTGGCACTCGAATCGCCGCATCTAAAATGATTTTAAGCTCATGCTCGTTGGGCGCAGGCGCGGTTAATCTTGGAGTGGATTGGCGGGTGAGTAAAAGTTCGATAGCGTCCAAGTGATTATCCCTGTTCTG encodes the following:
- a CDS encoding GNAT family N-acetyltransferase, which codes for MQVAQTPRLLLRQLTPDDASFILVLLNTQGFIDNIGDKGVRSLQDAKDYIANGPAISYREHGFGLFAVVLAENGFPIGICGLIKRPTLADVDLGYAFLPQYWGKGYAFEAAKASLEFGKTLGIERIVAIVSPHNQASKSLLNKLGMSFETLLQLTPNDAPVELFS
- a CDS encoding NAD(P)H nitroreductase produces the protein MDAIELLLTRQSTPRLTAPAPNEHELKIILDAAIRVPDHGALAPWEFIIATGQGLDTLADIYVNAAKASGADEDFINKARGMPMRAPMVITVVAKTQQHPKVPVLEQQIAAGCATMAMQQAAFALGLGAVWRTGDFAFDANVNTALGLAPEDQIVGFLYVGTPAVAAPKKPQKDGSQYARYL